atcataagaccgggtgggagagctctgaatgtttaaattaaaatggTTTgggtaaattgttttaaaataattatctgtttatttcccccccaaaaacatATCCCCCCCCAAAGTCCTATAAGTAGCTTGTTTTAtgacttttaataatttttccTACTTAATGTaacccgccctgagccttttggaagggcggtataaaagtttttaataaataataataataataataataataatatagtaaagctgccagaaagaattCTCTCTATCTACAGAGTACTTCACAGCTAGTGAAAGTAGGGCTAACTGTAAATatctaaataaactttatttattttatctgtacatgcactatgctcaagttggtttgcaatccagaatgtctgagtgagaactgtgaagcaaggggcatgtgttgtgcttttaactttcctcccttacaaatgcactatatgtccaagctggttggacgtgtccaaaaacctcactcactcactcactcacactatttacacagttATGTCATTGtgatcagtcagtatgattctgtaatcataaGAAATGTTAAGGGGCACCCGGACACACTGagtcgcccccagccccacaccccactagggacagccctgccctTTCCTGACCCTGTTGCCAATGCTTACCATCATCTGCATCCAGCGCACCCTTAGGGAAGAGTACTTCCGGTTGAACTCAGGGActcacttccagccagccagtaGCTTCTCAGTTGTGTGCACACATCAGCACTAAATATTCTTTGAGGGAAATTAAGGCATGGTCTGGTATGAGGAGAGGGGAAGGAATGTCATTGGTTAAAgtgaaggaagggggaggggagttaaaattttgcattcatttatttatttaaaagaaccGTGGTGGTGCCAGGCAGGCACGCAGGGAGAAAACGATGGCGGCGATGGGCGGGTGgagaaaatttaattttaattttaatttacattttatatcccgctcttcctccaaggagcccagagcggtgtacttaagtttctcctcacaacaaccctgtgaagtaggttaggctgagagagaagtgactggcccagagtcacccagcaagtattatggctgaatggggatttgaactcgggtctccctagtcctagtccagcactccaaccactacactacgctggttCCCCAGCtggtggcgggtgggcagggggagaaaatggtggcagcaggcaggctggaGAGAACGGTGGCGGGCATGTGGGCAAAGAAAACGGTGTCAGCcggctgggtgggggagggggaacggtggcggtgggcgggcagggagaaAACGACAGCAGCGCATGTGcgagagaactagaggcgcagatgctttgcGCCCAGCTCAGCTAGTTTGTTTTCATTGCTTATTTGGTTCTCATATGTTGTCAAAATAGGTTGTTAATCATCTCAGGGGTGGTTTGACTGAAAGGCAGAAATGAAAACtcttaataaaaaaaataaaatctgataaAGGGAAGGATGCACTCCCTTGAGTATGGCCAGGCAGCAAAGAAACTCTTTTCGGTCTCCTTCCCAGTGGAAACTGGCTCTCCATTCCAGGCTTTCTCCTCCTTGTGGTGGAACCGAGTCAAGCTCTGTGCAAGTGGATCAGGTAGAGGAGGGATTCTGGTGGAGAAGAAGGAGGCTCAGCCTGGGGAACTCAGGTGGCATCTCCCTGAGCCTGGAAGAACCTTTCTCCATCCCTTAGCTTAGTCTGTCTGAGCTGCTTGCCTGGAATGCTTTGAAGGCCACTGGGGGAGTTTTGAGCCTTGCGGGTGAACTTTAGTTCTTTAGTGACTTGCTGTGTATTACCTGTGACAACGACATGCCGCTTGTTCTTTCAGGGTCTGGTGGCTGTGAAtttctcagaggaggaggagtgggctctgctggatccaggccaaagggctctgcacagagaCATGATGGTGGAAATCCATGGGCATCTGGCCTCTCTAGGTATGACTCCTCTTTCCCTTTGCTGCTATTTCTGGTAGGGcctcccctcctgctccatgAACTCATCTGATTCTCAGGGTGAAACAGTTAGTGCAGCCTGTGCTACTGCTGCTCCTCCCATTTCTTTTTTTAGGAAGATTATTTCTGGGAACAACCCATCGTTTCCCTGCTATCAACCTCTGGATactcctctccaccccccccccactcaataaCTTTGAATAAAGCCACACTGGGAACAGGccagaaagagcagcagcagagagagagaaattcagtGGCCAAGTGAGGGTTGGGGAAGAAAAGAAGCAGGCAGAGGAGGATTGACTGGCACTGGCTTTAGGTGTTGGTGTGCCAGTTGGAGCCGATTAAAATGTATCAGGCTTTGCTTTGCCATGAATACACCATCAATTTGCCAGTGTTAAAATTAAGGATTTCCCCCTGTGATTTGAAGCTCAGTTTCTCCCTCCTCGGGGCGGGGCTCTTTTTATTCCTACAGATGATGGAGGGGAAACCGAAAGAGAATATGAACAGCAGAGAAGGAATACAGAAAGAAAACATGAGGAGGTTAAGAAATCTTCTGCAACTGAGTGCTTTGATTTCCTTGAAATTCCACTTGAACAAAGGTATGGTGAAGGAACCGAaaacaatgaactgccctcacaTGAAAAAATCGTAACCAAAAAAATCTTAACCAATAAGTCAAGCTGTTGCTGTAGTAAAAAAATTCTTACAGGTGATAAAAAATATGAATGTgctgaatgtggaaagagcttcagccagagcacGAATCTTACTtcgcatcaaagaatccacacaggggagaaaccatatcaatgctcagagtgtggaaagagtttcattTGCAAGGGTCaccttatttcccatcaaagaatccacacaggtgaaaagccatatcagtgctcagaatgtggaaagagcttcagccagaccTCCcaacttacttcccatcaaagaatccacacaggggagaaaccatataaatgtttggaatgtggaaagagcttcagccacagCCCAAGTCTTACTgaccatcaaagaattcacacaggagagaaaccatatcaatgctcagaatgtgAAAAGAACTTCACTTGCAGGGGTAACCTTGCTTCCCATGAAAGAATGCACAGAGGAGAGAAACCCTAtgagtgctcagagtgtggaaagaggttccgGCAGAGCTCAGCCCTTACtgaccatcaaagaatccacacaggggagaaaccatatcagtgctcagaatgtgaaaagagcttcacctGCAGGGGTAACCTTATTTCCCATAAAAAaatgcacacaggggagaaaccatatcaatgctcagaatgtgAAAAGAGCTACACCTACAGGAGTAGCCTTGCTTCGCATGAAAAAATGCAcagaggggagaaaccatatcagtgcttggagtgtggaaggaatTTCAGGGTGAGCTCACAGCTTGcttgccatcaaagaatccacaaaggagagaaaccatttcagtgctccgagtgtggaaagagcttcacgcAGAGCTCTGCTCTTACTTCCCATCAAGGAACCCACTCAGAccagaaaccatataaatgctttgaatgtggaaagagtttccgcCAGAGCTGGGGCCTTGCTTGCCATCAAAGAATTCATACAGGAGAAAAACCGTATCAGTGTTtgcaatgtggaaagagcttcaagtgGGGGGCAAGCCTTCATACCCATAAAAATATCCACACAAGAGAAAAGAGATATCGGGGCTCAGTATGTGGAAAGAGTTTAAATAAGACCTCAgatcttacttcccatcaaagaatgcacacaggggagaagcatATCAATGCTCAGAATATGGAGAGAGCTTCAGTTGGAGGTCATGCCTCAGTTACCACCAAAGAGTCCCCAGAGGAGTataaccatatcagtgctcagactgtggaaagagcttccgccaGAGCTCAAAGCTTACTTATCAACAAATAATTCACATACGACAGAGACCATTTACATGATTGCTGCTTGGGAGTTGTTGGTTTTTCATCTCATTGCTGTAATACATCTGCATCCATTTTTAGTTGAGAGAGGCATCTATCTGCTTTGGTTCTGGCCTGTGGAGAGCAAGATTCTAAGTCCTCCTCAGTCAGGAAACTTGCCGAGAGCGGCCTCTGAGCTTTCTGTCTGGTTCAGTTGCCTCACAGCGTTGCTTTGAATGTAGAATGGAATGGAGAATCCATCTATCCCATTCTGAATACTGGTATATCAGGTGGAAACCCAAAAGGTCATGAGTCTTGATTAGTTACTCTGGATTGAAACTTTCAACCTCCTCCTGTGTGCAGTTAAATCCTTTGAAGTTCCTCTTATGTTAGAGCAGCAGGGCCCAACATGGGGTGCTAGGACCCCTTGGGTGCACTTAGAGCTTTCCTGCCCATCAACGTCCAGCACTTGCagtatttgttccccatctgaggatctcCAGCTAGAAGCTGATTTTCCACTACCgaatgggagggaggaagatgaAGTGCTCCCTCTTAAGTTGCGCGTGTAGGTGGGCACGCACAAAATGCACCGCACCCCGTGCAGCGATTTCAAGTAGCCAAGCAGTCTTGCCCTTGCCCGGCaactgccgccactgccaccagctTCCTCACCaccagctgttgctccccctcTACCGCCTCCCCCCCCGcatgttctctgctgctgcagctgttggcTTCCTCACCACTGGCTGTTGCTCCCagtccccaccccgccccattcTGTTCACTGCCGCATGGGCTCTTGCCTCGGGAAAATCAGCTCtgaattttaaagaaaataagctGCAGGTATTTCCCACTTGTTCTAGAGGCTATTTAGATATATTGTTTATCTGATGCTTTTTGATACCCCTTAATTTCAAACAACTGCCTCCATTCTGATGGAAACCATAAGAGCAAATTTGGAAACAAATACTCTTCTTTTCTGTTTTAACAGATGTATGTGTCTTATGTTAACTGCTCTGTGTGCAGTGTGCACATTTATTTCTTGCTCTGTGCTTTTTGTGAGACATTATATtattacaagtgaattttggcccgttgaataacgggcgctagtaacagcgctcctggccccccgccgccattccccctccctccgccgttccccccctacctttaagggccaaatcggcccaggcacttgcccccgccaggccggggagacggagaccgggggcggagcggaggccatgtaactttttaaaaaaaatttactcccgcggccgccgccaccgaccgcccaccctccctcccagctgctgagtcccccttaccctggccgactgctgtcggccgaagacagcccttaatctaagaggcagagaggagctcgcaagcagagctcctctctgtgcaaagcctcttgccgaactgccgctttgggcgcaagggacgcaagcgcccaaagcggcagttcggcaagaggctttgcacagagaggagctctgcttgcgagctcctctctgcctcttagattaagggctgtcttcggccgacagcagtcggccagggtaagggggactcggcagctgggagggagggtgggcggtcggcggcggcggccgcgggagtaaatttttttttaaggttacatggcctccgctccgccctcGGCCTCCacctattttggccgaggcggcggctccgccgccgcctcggtcactttcccgccgcctcctctccggcttcttcagggcggccgcttctggccgcccaagatggctgccgggtgccggcgagcgtgtctcccttgccctgttctgcgcctgcgcttcgcgcaggcgcagaacagggcatggaggcacggacacacgcttggtgtccgtccacggacgaacaccaagcgttttattagagaggattattattatattttattttaatctttcCAATAAAAAGTTCAGAAAATGGTCTACAatggaaagattaaaaaaaaaaatgattccctgtccccaaaccagTTGTTTGATTTTGGTTAATCTAAGGCATGTGTTAGTTCCAATCTCCGGGATACTGGGAAGGAACAGTAAGCCTGCTATCTTTATAGGataagagcaagaaagcaaggatgaaTTTAAATAAACTAAACTTAGACAACAGtgagttatttttatttaataaaattgaTTAAATTTATTATAGTTTTATTATttaatacaaaataataatatttattattttataggccacttttaaccaccaattgatattaaaacagaaaacatataaAGGCAATTGGCCAGCTGCTTGAATATTGAAATATTATCACTTCCAATACGATTTGTTGaagttgtttttattatactttgtaaCATAACAGaatataattgtaaaatacacttctttccttccatattcatggtgtgtgtgtgtaaaattagcactgagtactgaATTAATAAGACATATTAACTTCTTTCAGTTGAAGTACCCATGGATATCAGCCACTAGGCTTGTTTTCACAACTGACATTAGGCTAGGAGAAGCCTGGGATCCTAATTCCGGAtccatgcatgctcctgattggcctgagaattctacaagcaaagtgggaggagaggaggaggaggcatgggGAGTGCTTTCCTTCTACTCTGACTGCCCATGGTTCTGGGCTCACCGCTGCTCCCTGTCTCTGTACCCAGCTCACTGAAGAACATTTTCCTCTCCTCCCactttgcttgtagaattctcaggATGGCCAATCAGGAATGTGCATGGCTCCCAAAATAGGGTCACAGGCTTCTACCCTAAAACTGGTCGGGTGAAGGGATTTTGAGGCCTACTACAAAACATTTGTACTGCCCCCTGTTTTTTGGCAGCACCACCAAAATTGGGGAGAGGACCTTTTCTACAACTCCTCTTGTCCCAGGGACAGCAAGCAGTCCCGATAGCCACACATCCTGAGAGCATACTGCATAACCCATGTTCCCCCCGATAGCTGCACCTAGGTGCCtataagaaaagctctgctggattcCCAGTTCCTTAGAACTTTGGATTCTCCTGCTCACAatttttaagaacagccctgctggatcaggcctatctagtccagcatcctgtttcacacagtggtccatcagatgcttctgggaagcccacaggcaagaggtgagggaatgccccttctcttgctgttgctcccctgcaactggtatttagaggcataagaacagccctgctggcccatctagaccaacatcctgcctctgagactggaggtggccctcagccaccagactagtagccattgatagacctgtcctccatgaatgtggaCGAGCTGAACATGAGCCAACAGTGTGAGCAGATGCTAAAAAAGTGAATGCAGTCTTCGGCTGCATTAACAGATGCAGAGTCTAGATCTGGAGAAGCAAGAGTTCCACTCTATTCTTCATTGGTCAGACCACATTTGGCATACTCTATCCACTTAGAGACCCCACAGTTTAAGATGGAGGATGGGCGGCTCACAAAAcattgctgcctgaggcaaagaagGAGATAGCCACATTTGCTTTTAAGCAGGAAACAAACATCAGGATATTAGCAGAGTGGGCATCCGAAGAAGCCACCCTGAGTCATAGTTCATAACTGTAAGAGACCACATCCTACCAAACataacagaggagagctggtcttgtggtagcaagcatgacttttccccttagctaagcagggtctgccttggttgcatatgaatgggagactagaagtgtgagccctgtaagatattcccctcaggggatggacccgctctgagaagagcatctaggttccaagttccctccctggcttctccaagatagggctgagagagattcctgcctgcaaccttggagaagccgctgccagtctgcgaagacaatactgagctagatagaccaatggtctgactcagtatatggcagcttcctatgttcctataagctgAGAAAGCACAGAAGGGAAAAACAGAAATCAGAACTCCCAGTCCTTCCGGAGGATTGTTagatgaaaatatttttttaaatggctactCCACTCCCCCGCTTCCCGTGCTGGTGGTGTTGTCATCTTATTGTCGTTCTTTCCTACTCACATCAACCCAATAGTTCTTCGATCATTCCAAACCACTCAACAGACCAAGCAATCTTTCTTGCTGTCTGTTTCTCACACATACTCCCACCACATTCCCATAAAGACAACACAGGTCtctcttgccctgccctgccctgccctgcccagccccccGTTTGCTGAATTCAGCTCACGCACATAAACACATTATAGGTCTCATTTTcctctgatccatttgtttactGAAATCattttctctctgcctctccccaCTGTCCCACCTTACTAAACTTGACTCCCAGATCACTTGAAAGCAACAACCAagaaaacctgtttttaaaagttgcccaGCAGTGAGGTTGGTGGGATCAAAACCAGGAACCACCTCTACCTtccatttatttgatttgttaAGGTTACTGCTACAAGTAGTCAGATGGACACCTCGAGCCCCAGCCTTGCATTTCAGGGGCTTTGGATAAGCCCAGCCCAGGGTCATAGGAATCTCACCTGCTACCAGGAACTACTGTACTTCCTCTGGAGGCCTCTACTGATGACAGGAGAGAATCAGACAGCCTGCATCCAGTGGCAGCTTCACTCTCTGGCCTCTCCTCCTTGCCAACCCCTTGCTGCTACAAGAACTGTTCactctcctgctgtctctctaGCACCAAACCTGCCTACTTTTCTTCCAAAATCAACATTTTGGACACATAGTGGACAAGTGTAGTGATAGGAAGGCtctgagggaggactaggcctcacttagagcaactgtgGGTggttgggcctttcctaataaggaagAAAGTCTGGGAAAATCAAAAGAGAAGGATCAGTCCAGAGGCCTGGGTGGGAACTACGCTCATAGAtaccagcagaagaagagaaagctttgttctgcttgtttgttctgtcccaagagtgtcctagggaagcagctggctgagaagctgctggggaaatgggaacacCACAGCCTGAAGGCTGaagacagcaggaagatccctACCTGTAAGTTCAGTTAGATGCACGGAGCATAGCAGGAGCGTAGCAAGACCCCCAGTGGCCAGGGGACAAAAGCTGGGCAGCCCCCCCCACATCGTGCATGCTCCCCAGTTCTTTAAGCCACgtcccctacatctgacatcagacgcaaggggtggggcaaccaaCATCTCTCTGCCGCTGCTCCTACCTCCTCATTGGCTGgcagccgctgccactgccctgccacgACTTATCTTGGCCTCTGTGatgtggggggtgagccgagggAGGAGGCCACCCCCCATGTCGGCGGTGGGCACTGTGGCTTTCAGTCCTCTCCAACCGCCCTGCGCAGTTGGAATGTAGACGTTGCATGCCTGTGACATCACGTCTGTGCAGGCATGCAGTTCAGCCAGAGAGGCCCATCAGCCACAGTGCCCACCTATGCCACCAACATGGGGGGGTGGCCtgccctgctcagctcacccccccagAAGCCAAGATAAGAAGCGGCGGTGGAGCAGgtcagggcagtggcagggcctGCTTGGGGGCTGCTTGGGGACCCCCTGACTctctgggcccagagacatttgtccctgcttgtctaATGGACGTTATGCCCATGGAGGGAAGGTATTTTTTCCCATTGTGTTGCTTaaaatctgagttgcctggttagtgAGCACTTTTCTCTTTCTTACAAACTGCcctatgaaaagacaattgttcttattgcatacctctTTCTTTTAATATGATAATAAtcccttcataagaacagccctgctggatcaggcccaaggcctatctaatccagcatcctgtcttacacagtggcccaccagatgcctctgggaagcctacaatcAAGAGAGGAGAccagggcatgccttctctcctgctgttgcaactGGATTTTAGacttttagaggcatcttgcccaggggcgtaacgatgggggggcagggggggcacgtgccccaggcgccactggAGGGGGCGCCAAAGTGCCATGTGGGACCCctgtgccaccaccaccccaccccaaaattttaaTTTTAGCTTTGGGGCGCACAGTGCCACGGCGCCCCAGCGAGCTCAGATCCGGGCGCCGCACTGCATGCTGCTGGCTGCGCTAcgaacctcctcctcctgagtcctGGCACTCCCCGTCCCGCCCCCGGGCGCCTCTGTAATCTCTAGTTGCACGTGCTTCATTGCACGCTGAGGCTGCTTGCGAGAGAGGGAGGAGCATGTGTTTTTTTGTTGCTCCGGGAGTAGAAGAGGCTGCCTGGCTgctgtgtggggagagcaaggagCAGTGGACTACAACGATCAAGCCGAGGACGGAgccaggaaaaggaggagggggaagcttgCTGCTTTCTCAACAATAAgaccaaggggtgtgtgtgtttatttatttattaaaatgaattTGCGGGGGACTTGCTTGTTGCTTGGAGGTTTCTTGGCGGGCGGGGGACTGTTGGGTTGGCACGGCTGGCttggaggagaggagactgaGAGACTAGCAGCAGGGCCGGAGGAGGACTGCAGGACAGACCGAGCAACTTACAAGCGAAGCAATTTGATGCATGCAATACAGTAACCCTGCATGCataagagggaggagggaatacATGATGGCTGGCTGCAAAACAAAGTTATCTTCTCTGGTGGTCACTCATCATGAGCTCAAATATGCAGCGGCGGCGCAGCACACAGACCATGTGACCCGTGAATGCTCCTgaaggggggcgggcgggcgggcgggcaggtggcATTTGTAAGAGTAAAGGTGGcgcccagcttttaaaaacaggcacaaacttgaggggaggcagagagaagtgAAGGAGGTGGCCactgttcctcctcctgctgccgctgctgccgcacCTTGCCTTGCCAGCCTAGAAACACACCCACATGCCGACGAGAGTGTGTGACTTCCCGACATCCAACACAGACGTTAAAGTCACTTTGATTTAAATATGAGCATTAAGTACATTCTTAAAGCAGCTCCGTTTACTTTTAGATGCCCCCGCGCAGCCCACCCCCGCCCTGATCATTCAGCAGAGCGCAGCCTTCAGAAGTGGAGCCCATTCTAATGCATGCAGAGATAAGAACTTCATTTTACTCCCTGTCTTTTCTATTTGTGCTGCAGGAGGGGCGTAGAAGAGGAGGGGGTGGCTGCTTTGTCAAAGTTTTTGTCTGTGGCGACATTTCTTGGGTTGTCATCAGCACCagttgtgggggaaagaaaggcaaCAGTTTTCCCTGTAGATTCAAGCCCCAACCGCTTAGGTCAGAGGCAGAAATGCTGTTTTGCAGACACCAGAAATCTGATGAACTGCATAAAACCTTTGCCTTTATGGCCAGTCGCCGTGGTATGAAAGGAATGGTGCACCGTAGAATTTTGGGGACATTGGGATGTGCTAATGGTAGATTGCTGGCTTTTTGGTTGATATAGTGTAGGAGATGTTTTGTTATTGGAGCAAGGAGTAAGCAGGGagagatgatgaaggcatgaaCTTCTTCAAGCTTTGGCAATTTACTCCTAAATTAACTTAAGCAGTAAAAGTGTCTCACTTCTGTTCTGTCAGtgttcctattgttgttgctTAGTGGGGATTCAAGCTTCTTTGCTTTTCCTtcaaggtgtggagaaagcggaCAGAGGCATGCCTACCTTCCAAACTTGTAATATTAGAACTTGTGGGTCATTGAATGAAATTTAATGATCAGAGATTAGGAACAAATTTAAAAACTTATTCATACAAGGAATAGTTCTTATGAAACTCACTGTCACAAGATATGATGGCCACTTGCTGAAAGAATAAGTAGAGAAAAACATGTAGGCAAGATTTATAAAtggactcaatggcacaaccttaccttaataaagaatgaaaacaatttcataacattctctccccaccccttccccattttgctgagatgcctttaaaaatattataGCTAGATTGgataggtctctcagtggtgattAATGATAACATATATAAACCTCCACGTTCAAAGACAGTAGGTATGCCACAGAACACCAGTTGTGCTGAGCAACTGAGAACACACGgcagcaggcagctgcctcctgcagggccaggctctctcttgctaggagagagactaaatttttttaaaagtatttattatttatttttagccatccaaaggctctgggtgcttgggaggggcgcgggggggggcaatttcagtgtttgccctgggcgcagaggcgtaacgatgggggggcagggggggcacgtgccccaggcgccactcctgctggtcacatggggggcgccaaaaagtcccATGGCCCCCCCACCGAtccccccccaatttttaaaataaaaatttctttaaaCTCAGTCAAAGGAGCGCGTGGCACCCcctccccacgagcggtccctgcTGCGCCCGACTGTGGCAGAGTCTCCGGGGCGCCCAGGCAGCCGCGGACCTGttgcacccacacccacaccccctcGCACAGTGGCGCCCGGCAGGCGGGCTGCCGCCGGTTCTTCCCTTCCCAGCGCTGTGCAGAGCCGGCTGCACACGTGGAGGGAAATTGGTTGAGTTGCAGAGGACAGGGAGGGAGCCGGCTGCATTGCACACGTGGAGGTTAGTTGAACTGAGGAGAACAGggtgggagcagctgctgggggcTTTCTCCTCATTGTCGTGACTAGTCTACTCTGAGTCACGACCTACTTGCTTAATTCTGCTGCCTGCCGTGCACTTTCATCGCCTGGCTGCACTGTGCCCACGTGGAGGGAGGTTTTGCTGAGCAGGACAGGGAGTGAGCAACTGG
Above is a window of Hemicordylus capensis ecotype Gifberg chromosome 2, rHemCap1.1.pri, whole genome shotgun sequence DNA encoding:
- the LOC128341640 gene encoding zinc finger protein 883-like isoform X5, yielding MMVEIHGHLASLDDGGETEREYEQQRRNTERKHEEVKKSSATECFDFLEIPLEQRYGEGTENNELPSHEKIVTKKILTNKSSCCCSKKILTGDKKYECAECGKSFSQSTNLTSHQRIHTGEKPYQCSECGKSFICKGHLISHQRIHTGEKPYQCSECGKSFSQTSQLTSHQRIHTGEKPYKCLECGKSFSHSPSLTDHQRIHTGEKPYQCSECEKNFTCRGNLASHERMHRGEKPYECSECGKRFRQSSALTDHQRIHTGEKPYQCSECEKSFTCRGNLISHKKMHTGEKPYQCSECEKSYTYRSSLASHEKMHRGEKPYQCLECGRNFRVSSQLACHQRIHKGEKPFQCSECGKSFTQSSALTSHQGTHSDQKPYKCFECGKSFRQSWGLACHQRIHTGEKPYQCLQCGKSFKWGASLHTHKNIHTREKRYRGSVCGKSLNKTSDLTSHQRMHTGEKHINAQNMERASVGGHASVTTKESPEEYNHISAQTVERASARAQSLLINK